A DNA window from [Chlorobium] sp. 445 contains the following coding sequences:
- a CDS encoding peptidase S8 — protein QVAGRYQASFNAAGLSSGAYFYRLQAGSFTKTMKMMLVK, from the coding sequence CAAGTTGCAGGGCGCTATCAAGCCTCGTTCAACGCCGCAGGGCTATCGAGCGGAGCATATTTCTACCGCTTGCAAGCCGGCTCATTTACCAAAACCATGAAAATGATGCTCGTCAAATAA